The Rhizobium leguminosarum DNA segment AACTCGGCAAACAGGCTGAGTACGAACAGCAGCAGAAACAGCCAAAGCGCCCAGTAACCGCGGCCATTCGCCCGGAAATTCTGCCAGCGGCGAATGTTGGTCGGCGACAGCAGGCCCTTGCGCGGCGGCTTGACGGGTGTTGCGACAGCAGGATTTGCGGCGGCGTCCATCAGACATCCCTCCGCTCGAAATCGATGCGCGGATCGATCCAGGTGTAGATCAGGTCGGAAACCAGGCTGACGACAAGGCCGAGCAGCGAGAAGATGTAGAGCGTGGCGAAGACGATCGGGTAATCCCGGTTGACCACCGACAGATAGCCGAGACGGCCGAGGCCATCCAGCGAGAAGATGTTCTCGATCAGCAGTGAGCCGGTGAAGAAAGCCGAGATGAAGGCACCGGGAAAACCGGCGATAATGATCAGCATGGCGTTGCGGAAGACATGACCGTAGAGCACCTGCCGCTGGTTCAGGCCCTTGGCGCGGGCGGTGACCACATATTGCTTCTTGATCTCCTCGATGAACGAGTTCTTGGTCAGGAGCGTCGTCGTCGCGAAGGCCGACAGCGAAAGCGAGATCAGCGGCAAGGTGAGATGCCAGAAATAGTCGAGCGGCTTCTGCCACCAGGCCAGCTGGTCGAAATTATCGGAGACCAGGCCGCGCAGCGGAAACCAGTCGTAGAAGGAGCCACCAGCGAAAAGCACGATCAGCAGGATGCCGAAGAGGAAGCTCGGCACGGCGTAACCGACGACGATGACGCCCGACGTCCAGACATCGAAGGTCGATCCGTCCTTGACCGCCTTGCGGATGCCGAGCGGGATGGAGATGGCATAGGAGAAGATCAGGATCCAGATGCCGAGCGAGATCGACACCGGCAGCTTCTCCTTGACGAGTTCGAGCACCGAGGTATTGCGGAAGAAGCTCTCGCCGAAATCAAAGCGGATGTAATTCCACATCATCTCGCCGAAACGCGTCAGCGGCGGCTTGTCGAAGCCGAACTGCTTTTCGAGCTTGGCGATCAGTTCCGGATCGAGGCCCTGGGCACCGCGATATTTAGAGCCTTCGTCATTGCCGCCACCGCCGGGAAGATCGCCACCGCCGGACAGGCGCTGGTCGGCACTGTCGGCCTGACCGGTCAATTGGGCGATCACCTGCTCGACGGGACCGCCGGGGGCGAACTGAATGACGGTGAAGGAAATCGCCATGATGCCGATGATGGTCGGGATCATCAAAAGCAGGCGGCGAAAGATATAGGCGCCCATCAGCCTTCAGCCTCCGGGAATGTTTTTTCTGTCTGCCCGCCGTCCAGTCCAATGCCGCTCAATCCGTCAGCCTTCCCTTGCCGGCCCTGCCGACGTGTCGTGATTCGCTCGTGCCATTTGGAGCCCAGGGCCCCTGTATTGCAAGCCCGCTCATTTTGCCGAGGTCGACCACCAGGCGTCGGGGAAGCCAAGGCTGTAGGCCGGCAACTCGGCCGGATGCAGGACCGTGTTCCAATAGGCGATGTTGTAGGTATCGCGGTAGAACAGCGGGATGACGTAGTGATTTGCAAGCAAGACCCGGTCCATCGCCTTGATCGCAGCGACCTGTTCCTCGCGGTTCGGCGCGAAGATAATCATGCGAATGAGCTCATCGACGGCCGGGTTGGCAATGCCCGCATAATTGCGGGAGCCCTGCTGGTTGACCGAGCCGGATCCCCAATAGTCGGCTTGCTCGTTGCCCGGATTCATCGTCTCCGCCCAGACATTCCAGATCATATCGTAGTCAAAGCTGCGCTCGCGGTTGACAGCTTGCGAAGCGTCGACTGTCCGAACCCGCGCATCTATGCCGATTTTCTTGAGATTGCTGGCATAAGGCACCACCCAGCGCTCCAACATGGGGCTCGACAACAGTATCTCGAAACTCATCGGCTGGCCGGTCTTGGTATTGACCATGCGATTGCCCTTCAGCTCCCAACCAGCTTTTTTCAGCAGAGCAATCGCCTTGCGGAGGTTGTCGCGGCTCTTCTGCGGATCGCCGCCGACGGGATTGGTGTACGGCGTCGTGAAGACCTCCGGCGGAACCTTGTCTTTCAGGCCTTGCAGTAATTCGAGCTCACGGCCCTGCGGCAGACCGGACGAGGCGAGCTCGGTGTTCCAGAAATAGCTGTCGATGCGCTTGTAGCTATTAAAGGCAACGGTGCGGTTCAGCTCCTCGAAATCGAGGCCGTAGTTCAGCGCCTCGCGGACTCGCTCGTCCTTGAAGAGGTCACGGCGCATGTTGGGCACGAGCGCTTGCAGGATGCCGGTGGAGCGTAGCGGATTTGCAACCTCTTGCTTCTTGACTCGTCCTTCCTTCACCGCGGGAAAATCATATCCCGTCGCCCAGCGGGAAGCCGTCGTCTCCTGCCAATAGTCGCTATTGCCGGCGCGAAAGGCTTCGAACTCCACATCTCGATCACCGAAATAGGTGTAGATGACGTTGCGGAAATTGTTCTGGCCGACATTCACATTGAGATCCTTGCCCCAATAGTCGTCGCGCAGTTCATAGCGGATTGTCGCGCCGGGCGAGAAGGAAGCAATCTTGTACGGCCCGGACCCCATCACCGGCTCCAGCGTCGTCTTGGTAATGTCGCGCGGCTTGCCGTCCGGTCCCGGCGCCTCCCACCAATGTTTCGGCACGATCATCAACTGGCCAAGAATGTTTGGCAATTCGCGGTTGTTCTTCTCGTCGAAGGTGAAGGTGACGTCCCGATCGCCGGTCTTATCCGCCTTGACGACGTGATGGTAATAGTTGCCGGCGAGGGGGTTCAATTCCTTGGTCTTGTCCAGGCTGAAGATGACGTCTTCGGGCGTTACCGGCTGACCATCTGCCCATTTTGCTTCCTTGCGCAGGCGAAAGGTCGCGCTAGAGACGTCAGCGGGGTAGGATAGCCCCTCGGCAAGCAGACCGTAGGAGACCAGGAGTTCGTCATCGGCCGGCTTCATCAACGTGTCGTAAGCAAGCGACAGACCTATCGCTGTTTGGCCTTTTGCCAGCAGAGGGTTGAAGGTGTCGAAGGCGCCGCTTGCTGAAAGACGCAGATCTCCGCCTTTCGGTGCATCGGGATTGACGTAGTCGAAATGGGCAAAGCCCGGCTTGTACTTCATCTCGCTGATGACGGAGCTGCCAATCTGAAAGGGCTGGTCCTGACCCGTTGCCGTCATGGGCGCCAGGGCCCCCGCAAGCGATAGAAATACACCGATCTTCGACCACAGAGCCATTCACGCTTTCCCCTGATTATTGATGGGTTCGACAATACGAAAAATACCGGCGAAAAACAGGTGAGAGTTTGGTTTTTGCCGGACTCGCGAAAATTTGAGCTATCGGGTCGGTGTCAAGGCGTCGCCTCTTCGAGCCGCCTTCGCAACATGCGGCGCAACTCGGCGGCGACGCGCGGGTCGCCGGCGCCATCGGGATCATAGGCGGCGGCAACGACGATACGCAGAAGCTCCAATATGAGGGCCGCAAGCAGATCGACATCGGGCTCCACCGAAGGATCGGCCTTCCTCAGCAAGGCGACGATGCTTGCCCGCATTTCGGCGCGCGAGCGTGCCTTGCGCTCCTTGGGAACGTCGCGCCTGGCCGCCAGAACAGGAAATTCCGGGAACTCCTCGATGAAACGCCCGAGCCTCGCGAAGACCGCATCGCCGATATCGGCGGCAGTCCTTCCCGCACATTCGTCCTCGAGCGCGGCCAGTGCCGCATTGAAATGCTGCAACCGGTCGACATGCAGCGCCTCGGCGAGAAGGAGCTTGGTCGAAAAGAATTGATAGAGCGAGCCGATCGAGGAACGGGCAGCGGCGGCGATTTCAGTCATCGTCGCGGCGTCGTAGCCTTTTTCCAGAAAGACCCCAGCGGCGGCTTCGAGCAGTGTGGCGACGCGCTCATGGCCGCGCTGGCGTTTCGGGAGACGGGTCTGCGGCTCGGGGCTTGATTTTTGTGAGGCTCCCCTCATATTTTTCATTGTGAGGATAGCCTCATATTTTATGGAGCCCTTTCATGCCGCTTTACGATCCCAAAACCACCGCGCTCATTTCCATCGATCTGCAAGGCCTCGTCCTTGGCCGGGCGCTGGCGCCCCATTCCGGCCAACAGGTGGTCGAAAACACCGCCGCAATCGCCGCCAGCCTGAAAGCGGCCGGCGGAACGGTCATCCTCGTCACCGTCGGATTCTCCCCGGACTATGCCGATGCTGTCAACCAGCCGGCCGATGAGGCGCTGCACTTTCCGGAAGGCGGCCTACCGGCCGCAGCCCTTGCCGTGCCGCCGGAGATCGCGGCCCTTGCCGCCGACGTCCGCATCGTCAAGCATCACTGGAGCGCCTTTTACGGCACCGAGATAGATCTGCAGTTGCGCCGCCGCGGCATCAGGACGGTGATTCTTGCCGGCATCGCCACCAATTTCGGCGTCGAATCGACCATACGTGATGCCTTTGCGCATAACTACGCCGTCATTGCCGCCGAAGACGCGATGACCAGCTTTTCGCCTGAGATGCATGATTTTTCGTGTAAGCACATCCTGCCGCGGCTGGCGCGGATCCGGAAAACCGCCGAGATCGTCGCCAACGCCTGAGCCGCTGCGGCGATCCGTCACCGCCTTCTCCCCCTGCCGCCAGTCAAAACATCGATTCACCAAAATCCCTTTTCACGATAGATTCGACGCAAATCACTTCGGCAGCAGTTCAAGGAAATAGTATGGCTTTCGGCTTCGTGCAGGCTTTCAGGACATTCGGCAAACTGACGCTTGCCGGCGCAATCGGCGCAAGCCTTGCCGCCGGTGACGTCGGCGCTGAGCAGAAGACGCCAAGCCCCGGCAGCGCCAAAGGCCAATTCGGCGCCGTCAGCCTGCCGACGCAGGGATCGGCGCAACCGATCGGCTTTTACGCCAAGGGCTGCATGACGGGGGCGGTGGCGCTTCCCACCGACGGGCCGACCTGGGAGGCGATGCGGCTTTCGCGCAATCGCCGCTGGGGCAATCCGGCGATGATTTCGCTGCTCGAACGTCTTTCTGAGGACGGGGCCAAATATGCCGGCTGGCCGGGCATCCTCGTCGGCGATATTGCGCAGCCGCGCGGCGGGCCGATGTTCAACGGTCATGCCTCGCACCAGATCGGCCTCGATGCCGATGTCTGGTTCACGCCGATGCCGGCGCGCCGCATGACGGCCAAAGAGCGCGAGGACCTGCCCTTCACCACCATGCTGCAGAAGGACAAGTTTCTGACCGTCGACCCGAATGTGTGGACGCAATCGCGGGCGCGGCTGTTGATGCTGGCCGCAAGCTATCCCGAGGTCGAGCGCATATTCGTCAACCCGGCGATCAAGAAGAAGATGTGCGACACCTGGACGGGGGATCGCACCAATCTCGGCAAGCTTCGGCCGGAATACGGCCATGACTCGCATTTCCACATCCGCATCAAATGCCCGGCCGGTGCAGCCGGATGCACGCCGCAGGCCCCTGTTGCCGCCGGCGACGGCTGCGACAAGTCGCTCGCCTGGTGGTTCACCCCGGCACCCTGGGCGCCGCCGAAACCGCCGAAGCCCGGCGCCAAACCACCGAAGCCGCCGCGCGAGATGATGGTCTCCGACCTGCCGAAGGCCTGCTCCGCGGTGCTCGACGCCGCTTCCGTCGCCTCGATGCAGGCCGCCACCTATGGCGGACCTTCCGCCGCAAGCGCGCTCACCGCCGCTCCGGCAGCAGAGCCGGCCGCCGATCCCGACGGGGCACTGCCGGATGTCGGCCCGCTTCCAAACGACAAGCCGGCGATACAATGAAGGGGCCCGAGGCCCCACGCGCCGAGGGAAGGCTCGCTGTCTTTCAAATCGCAAATTCTTGGTATAGAAGCGGTCAAATCGATTGAATTGCTTGGGCGGAGATTGGGTTCATGGCCGGCGGCAAATGCCTTGCATTGATTGCGCATGACCAGAAGAAAGACGACATGGCGGATTTCGCCCGCGCCCACAGGGACATTCTCTCCCGCTCGAAGATCGTCGCCACCGGCACGACCGGCGGGCGGGTGCTCGACGCCGCCCCGGATCTCGACGTCACCAGGCTGAAAAGCGGACCGCTCGGCGGCGACCAGCAGATCGGCGCGCTGATTTCGACCGGCGAGGTCGACGCCCTGATCTTCTTTGTCGACCCCCTGACGCCGATGCCGCACGATGTCGACGTCAAGGCGCTGATGCGGCTGGCGATCTTTTACGATATTCCGATGGCGCTCAACCACGCGACCGCTATAGAACTTCTTCCCACACTCGAAGCCTGATCAGCACGGAACCGGCCATGCCAAAACCGAACAACAGCACCGCTCCGCTGCCTTTCCCGATCCTGATCGGCGATATCGGCGGCACGAATGCCCGCTTCTCCATCCTGACCGATGCCTATGCCGAGCCGAAGCAGTTTCCGAACGTGCGTACCGCGGATTTCGCGACGATCGACGAAGCGATCCAGCAAGGCGTGCTCGACAAGACAGCCGTGCAGCCGCGTTCGGCGATCCTTGCCGTCGCCGGCCCAATCAACGACGACGAGATCCCGCTGACCAATTGCGACTGGGTGGTGCGGCCAAAGACGATGATCGAGGGCCTCGGCATGGAGGACGTGCTCGTCGTCAACGATTTCGAGGCGCAGGCGCTGGCAGTCGCCGCCCTTTCGGATGAGAACCGCGAACGCATCGGCGACGCCACCGGCGACATGATCGCTTCGCGCGTCGTGCTCGGACCGGGCACCGGTCTCGGCGTCGGCGGGCTGGTGCATGCCCAGCACAGCTGGA contains these protein-coding regions:
- a CDS encoding TetR/AcrR family transcriptional regulator; protein product: MKNMRGASQKSSPEPQTRLPKRQRGHERVATLLEAAAGVFLEKGYDAATMTEIAAAARSSIGSLYQFFSTKLLLAEALHVDRLQHFNAALAALEDECAGRTAADIGDAVFARLGRFIEEFPEFPVLAARRDVPKERKARSRAEMRASIVALLRKADPSVEPDVDLLAALILELLRIVVAAAYDPDGAGDPRVAAELRRMLRRRLEEATP
- the mepA gene encoding penicillin-insensitive murein endopeptidase, which codes for MAFGFVQAFRTFGKLTLAGAIGASLAAGDVGAEQKTPSPGSAKGQFGAVSLPTQGSAQPIGFYAKGCMTGAVALPTDGPTWEAMRLSRNRRWGNPAMISLLERLSEDGAKYAGWPGILVGDIAQPRGGPMFNGHASHQIGLDADVWFTPMPARRMTAKEREDLPFTTMLQKDKFLTVDPNVWTQSRARLLMLAASYPEVERIFVNPAIKKKMCDTWTGDRTNLGKLRPEYGHDSHFHIRIKCPAGAAGCTPQAPVAAGDGCDKSLAWWFTPAPWAPPKPPKPGAKPPKPPREMMVSDLPKACSAVLDAASVASMQAATYGGPSAASALTAAPAAEPAADPDGALPDVGPLPNDKPAIQ
- a CDS encoding microcin C ABC transporter permease YejB, with the translated sequence MGAYIFRRLLLMIPTIIGIMAISFTVIQFAPGGPVEQVIAQLTGQADSADQRLSGGGDLPGGGGNDEGSKYRGAQGLDPELIAKLEKQFGFDKPPLTRFGEMMWNYIRFDFGESFFRNTSVLELVKEKLPVSISLGIWILIFSYAISIPLGIRKAVKDGSTFDVWTSGVIVVGYAVPSFLFGILLIVLFAGGSFYDWFPLRGLVSDNFDQLAWWQKPLDYFWHLTLPLISLSLSAFATTTLLTKNSFIEEIKKQYVVTARAKGLNQRQVLYGHVFRNAMLIIIAGFPGAFISAFFTGSLLIENIFSLDGLGRLGYLSVVNRDYPIVFATLYIFSLLGLVVSLVSDLIYTWIDPRIDFERRDV
- a CDS encoding extracellular solute-binding protein, with product MALWSKIGVFLSLAGALAPMTATGQDQPFQIGSSVISEMKYKPGFAHFDYVNPDAPKGGDLRLSASGAFDTFNPLLAKGQTAIGLSLAYDTLMKPADDELLVSYGLLAEGLSYPADVSSATFRLRKEAKWADGQPVTPEDVIFSLDKTKELNPLAGNYYHHVVKADKTGDRDVTFTFDEKNNRELPNILGQLMIVPKHWWEAPGPDGKPRDITKTTLEPVMGSGPYKIASFSPGATIRYELRDDYWGKDLNVNVGQNNFRNVIYTYFGDRDVEFEAFRAGNSDYWQETTASRWATGYDFPAVKEGRVKKQEVANPLRSTGILQALVPNMRRDLFKDERVREALNYGLDFEELNRTVAFNSYKRIDSYFWNTELASSGLPQGRELELLQGLKDKVPPEVFTTPYTNPVGGDPQKSRDNLRKAIALLKKAGWELKGNRMVNTKTGQPMSFEILLSSPMLERWVVPYASNLKKIGIDARVRTVDASQAVNRERSFDYDMIWNVWAETMNPGNEQADYWGSGSVNQQGSRNYAGIANPAVDELIRMIIFAPNREEQVAAIKAMDRVLLANHYVIPLFYRDTYNIAYWNTVLHPAELPAYSLGFPDAWWSTSAK
- a CDS encoding methylglyoxal synthase, encoding MAGGKCLALIAHDQKKDDMADFARAHRDILSRSKIVATGTTGGRVLDAAPDLDVTRLKSGPLGGDQQIGALISTGEVDALIFFVDPLTPMPHDVDVKALMRLAIFYDIPMALNHATAIELLPTLEA
- a CDS encoding hydrolase — encoded protein: MPLYDPKTTALISIDLQGLVLGRALAPHSGQQVVENTAAIAASLKAAGGTVILVTVGFSPDYADAVNQPADEALHFPEGGLPAAALAVPPEIAALAADVRIVKHHWSAFYGTEIDLQLRRRGIRTVILAGIATNFGVESTIRDAFAHNYAVIAAEDAMTSFSPEMHDFSCKHILPRLARIRKTAEIVANA